GGTAAAAGACACCTTGACACTACAATGGGGCACATACTAACTATAATGGTTGAAGAGGGGCTGCTAGATAAAAAATCAAGTCTGAGAAGTGTTGGCACACCACTTATGAGTATTGGTTATCCGCTTTCAAGAGCACCATTCCTATCACCAAAATCTTTAATCCTATTATCAGATAAGTTAGATAAAAAAACCGCTAAACGCATAATTGAAGAAGTACCAGAAATTAAAGGAGTTATAAAAGGCAATCCTATGATGACAGTGGGCATCCTTGACTCAAAGTATAAACCTCTCGTATATGAAAGATTAGCTGGATGCGATATGCGCTGTGATATTATAAAAAGCCAAAGAGGAGCCTTATGCATTTATAAAAGGCAGAGTAGAATGCACATAGAATCTCCAAGCTCTTCATATCTGAAGGTGATGAACCTTTATAATATCCTAAGAAAGTTTAAAAGTTCATTTAAGGTTATAGATGCAACATGCGGCCCTGGGACCCTAGGATTGTTCTCACTCTTTGCAGGGGCCAGTAAAGTAGTATTTAATGACATATGGAGTGAGAGTTTGAAAATGACCCTTATAAATTTGGAAGTAAACCATTTAAAGGATGAATATGGAGATTTCGAAGTATACAATGAGGATATAAGGGATCTTCCTTCACTCATTGATGAGAAGTATGATCTTTGTATTGTTGACCCCTTCCCAGGTGTTGATGTTTCTCCTTTTGTTAGAGCTTCTAGGAAGCTTGCCAAGGAGATACTCCTTATTCGTTAGAGGTAGATGGCTAGTGCCGGTATTATTAGAACTCCCATGAGATGGGATTTGCTAATACCCACATAGTGGGGTATGAGGCCGAGGGCTATGGAGGTTATATAGGCTAGTAAAATAAAATGTAATGGTGCATTTTCCAATATAGAAAAGATTATCACGAGGAGGCTTATAAAGTATACTAGTAGCCTTGAAAGCCTATTATAGTCCATGTATTGGATGTGATCGATTAGAAAATCCCCTATTTTTATGCATAGGATGAATGATGCGGCTGCTGATATTATAGATACGAAGCTGAAAAATATGAGGTGATTTAAACCGAAATTTTCCATTATCTTCGAGATGTATACTGCTATTCCACTGCGAGCATTACCTATAAGATAGATAGTCATAAGGGAAAAAAGAGCATCTGATGTGTTCAAAGCGCTGAGGGATGTTAAAAGATTCTCCACATGACCATCATCTCCGCCACTGATCTCCTGGGCCAATATGCTGCCTTGTGCCGGTCCAAAGCCTGGGAGAAACCCTAGTAGAGCCCCTGCAATCCCGCCCCCGAAAATCCCCCTAAGGAGCCTAGTATCAATTCTAATTTCGTTCACTGTAAGCTGTCTGGGTAAGATTGAACCTTCACCTAGACTGTAAAGTAATGTGCTAACGCCAAAGAGGCCGCTAAAAGTGGATAAGAGTGAAATGTTGGGTGAAAGTGGAGTATTTAAAATAATCCATCCCATGATCCCGGATAGGATGAATATTATCGAAGACCATGCAATAGCCTCTAGGTTTCTATTTAAACTTATTATAAGGTAGATTGACATTATAAGGAGTAATAATCCTATATATGGCTTTAAGAATTCATGTGCTGGGGGGAGGAAAACCAAGAATAATGGTATGGATAATATTGTGAATAGTATACCCCCGAGTCCGCCGATGGCTATTAATCTTATAGCCCTTTTACCCTGCCCTTCTAATATCATCCTATGGCCTGGTAGTACGGATAATGCTGTTGCTTCATCTGGGACGCCCACTAGCATGGATGGTATGAACTCTAGGAGCGCGTGGGTGATGGACATTGAGAGTAGAAAAACAGCTAGAGATTCTGGGGAAAAGAACTTGAAAAGTATGGATGATGCGGCGAAGGTGAAGGCGCCCACAGTGTTGACATGGATGCCTGGTATGATACCTGTTATGGTGCCGCATAGGATTCCTAGAATACAGGTGAGGATGAGATCAAAAATCTCAACCACCCTACTGTTAAATCAAACGTCGCAGATCAGTTACTTCTATGTTACTTATACCTTCAATTTTTGATAAATTTTTTTCAACGTTCTCTGTCCCTCCGGCCGCGTCATCCACGACAACCATCACATTGAGGGCTATGAGACCGAATGCAACGGGTTCCTCTTCTATCTTATATAATTCAGCGTCTTTTGGTATTGATGATTGGATTTTAGCTTTTATTTTTGACATGTCCACATCAGGACTTTCTGGCATTAATTTTATGGTAGCAACAACTTCTCCCATTGATATTTCCCTCCTAAAGTTTTAATAATATTAGGCCCGTTATTATTATTTATAATTTATTGTTTCCAAGGCCCCACACACATATGGTGGGGGGTGAGATTCATCGAATGTATACTATTTTGTCATGTCCTAGAAATCTTTGAAAAATATGTGGGGGTCCCCCATTAAGGATGCTGGAAAAATTTGGATTCTCCCCCTTAAAGGTTTGAAATTATAGTAAAGTCTTCATGAACCGCTGGGTGGTTCATGGACCTTCGAATCCGCATTTACATTTGTATGGGT
This DNA window, taken from Methanothermobacter tenebrarum, encodes the following:
- a CDS encoding tripartite tricarboxylate transporter permease encodes the protein MFDLILTCILGILCGTITGIIPGIHVNTVGAFTFAASSILFKFFSPESLAVFLLSMSITHALLEFIPSMLVGVPDEATALSVLPGHRMILEGQGKRAIRLIAIGGLGGILFTILSIPLFLVFLPPAHEFLKPYIGLLLLIMSIYLIISLNRNLEAIAWSSIIFILSGIMGWIILNTPLSPNISLLSTFSGLFGVSTLLYSLGEGSILPRQLTVNEIRIDTRLLRGIFGGGIAGALLGFLPGFGPAQGSILAQEISGGDDGHVENLLTSLSALNTSDALFSLMTIYLIGNARSGIAVYISKIMENFGLNHLIFFSFVSIISAAASFILCIKIGDFLIDHIQYMDYNRLSRLLVYFISLLVIIFSILENAPLHFILLAYITSIALGLIPHYVGISKSHLMGVLIIPALAIYL
- a CDS encoding 50S ribosomal protein L11 methyltransferase; translation: MDLEAINREWGKCKCGKRHLDTTMGHILTIMVEEGLLDKKSSLRSVGTPLMSIGYPLSRAPFLSPKSLILLSDKLDKKTAKRIIEEVPEIKGVIKGNPMMTVGILDSKYKPLVYERLAGCDMRCDIIKSQRGALCIYKRQSRMHIESPSSSYLKVMNLYNILRKFKSSFKVIDATCGPGTLGLFSLFAGASKVVFNDIWSESLKMTLINLEVNHLKDEYGDFEVYNEDIRDLPSLIDEKYDLCIVDPFPGVDVSPFVRASRKLAKEILLIR
- a CDS encoding elongation factor 1-beta — translated: MGEVVATIKLMPESPDVDMSKIKAKIQSSIPKDAELYKIEEEPVAFGLIALNVMVVVDDAAGGTENVEKNLSKIEGISNIEVTDLRRLI